In a single window of the Lasioglossum baleicum chromosome 10, iyLasBale1, whole genome shotgun sequence genome:
- the Chp gene encoding leucine rich repeat containing G protein-coupled receptor chaoptin isoform X3, with the protein MNLLTMVKVGYVLVFVTLLLMMWASVVRMHELPVQYPPCFFNPLCTCSKAIPDLGIVTCYDVPMPRIPQPINSSKVFMLQLENNGLMFLQQQFLMNTGLYNLRIKHNPLADIPDEAFLGLERSLWELELPYNRLERVPSRSFRHLQKLQLLDLTGNKISKIAADNWRGLENSLQKLRLGRNAIDRLPADAFAGLTYLDMLDLRDNNLKEIDPSVFRDGMAHLVHLYLNGNQLTHIPYAQLSALKQMKVLDLSFNRISRMLNTQQEPEIRGLQMSLDTLRLDYNQLEMLMPGDFQHFYKVNRTYLDGNPLSMIEEGTFRDSKIRELYFSDCDLMDVSSANFVGLESSLELLDLSGNNITTLPSPIFQEYDFLRTLIFRENKIQTIQPAEVFNGFQYSLYNLDLSGKENSVVSLQDLRQMRNMRLLSLSRMPQSTLSPEDFMEYGMDVKELRIMKSNLNTIKSHAFMHVRGIKYIDFSENAISSIENEAFSEVGHSLLTLRMSHGLSSSFSELPNAPFKFLTSLQHLDFSNNKIKSMPDTSFHFMKRIKRIELQDNEIDNIRKGTFQGDIHSSLEDVNFAYNMIKTIQTHTFVDLPRLTTINLEDNAIERIERRGFMNMKLLKYINLRGNKIKDITDEAFQNLPDLKFLDLAYNDLTEFDFASFDQVGTLSTFKVNASHNEIPKLWINSTTFTPPTTIGGSIQSNIKVIDFSYNNISDIMKYYFKPVEYSLTHLYLSHNQLMNVTQGIFGNMPHLQWLDLSHNELTEIDFDSFRNTKNIQVLSLAWNNILEIPSEALKPLKKLRIVDLSHNRLKALPDNIFADANIESLDLSHNQFMRLPIKSMSLSSTSSLSMLDMSWNTLSGIHTTDAIFRLRSLTWLDLSYNRLVRLDDGVFSDMHHLSHLDLSHNKQLLLESRGRTFHGLEDSLLYLDLSNISLLSVPDLPLRRLQTLYLAHNELASIPPEMASNLTSLHYLDLSANDLTVVPLITHTLPELKTFSLADNPITAVTNTSFLGIADSLEELDIRRLALSTFESGALCKATKLRKLHITAYNGVKNFNFPNILEYNHGLRHLVIDVQNDTDLEKEMKGRFPYKLFNITLTGQALKNINTEILHGIRSPHLHFGMFNTSVSTVPKKMFDNAEWVRNVTIHVHHSDVRTLHNPSNGYKPGVPGKRFLLRLTVRGNYFTCDCDIGWMETWQRKHRQYQEDRCSTFSEFKNFERNEEDDVFDCWNNEWDDDLRESFCLNKNNVSVLEALKTDLECGWGAASYVRAPRLVALLLSVVLAAAIY; encoded by the exons atg AATTTATTAACAATGGTGAAAGTGGGCTACGTTCTCGTCTTCGTCACCCTGTTGTTGATGATGTGGGCGTCCGTGGTCCGGATGCACGAGCTGCCCGTGCAGTATCCGCCGTGTTTCTTCAATCCCCTTTGCACCTGTTCGAAAGCGATACCCGATCTCGGCATAGTCACCTGTTACGACGTGCCAATGCCTCGGATACCTCAACCGATTAACTCCTCGAAGGTGTTCATGCTTCAGCTGGAGAACAACGGCCTGATGTTCCTGCAGCAGCAGTTTCTCATGAACACAG GCCTGTACAACCTACGGATCAAGCATAATCCCCTGGCCGACATCCCGGACGAAGCTTTCCTAGGGCTTGAGAGATCGTTATGGGAGCTCGAATTACCCTACAATCGCCTCGAGAGGGTACCCAGCAGGTCGTTCAGGCATCTGCAGAAGTTACAACTCCTGGATCTGACAG gcaataaaatatcgaaaatagcCGCGGACAATTGGCGTGGCCTGGAGAATTCTCTGCAGAAGTTGCGTCTGGGACGTAATGCGATCGATCGACTTCCGGCGGACGCATTCGCCGGACTCACATACCTGGACATGCTGGATCTCCGGGATAATAATCTGAAGGAGATCGACCCGTCGGTGTTCAGGGACGGGATGGCCCACCTGGTCCACCTTTACCTGAACGGTAACCAACTAACTCACATCCCGTACGCCCAGTTGTCGGCGCTGAAACAGATGAAGGTCCTGGATCTGAGCTTCAACAGGATATCGAGGATGCTGAACACGCAACAGGAGCCGGAAATCAGGGGGCTGCAGATGTCCCTCGATACGCTGCGTCTCGACTACAATCAGCTCGAGATGCTGATGCCTGGAGACTTTCAACACTTCTACAAAGTCAATAGAACTTACCTCGACGGCAATCCTTTGAGCATGATAGAG GAGGGAACATTCCGAGATTCGAAGATACGGGAACTTTACTTCAGCGACTGTGACCTCATGGACGTAAGCTCGGCGAATTTTGTCGGCCTGGAATCGTCCCTGGAGTTGCTCGATCTGTCTGGAaacaacattaccaccctccCGAGTCCCATATTTCAGGAATACGATTTTCTTCGGACTCTGATCTTCCGCGAGAACAAGATCCAAACCATTCAGCCGg CCGAAGTCTTCAACGGTTTCCAATATTCCCTGTACAATCTGGATCTGAGCGGCAAGGAGAACAGCGTGGTGTCTCTTCAGGATCTGCGGCAAATGCGAAACATGCGGCTCCTGTCGCTCTCGCGGATGCCGCAGTCGACTTTGTCCCCCGAGGATTTCATGGAGTACGGAATGGACGTCAAGGAGCTACGTATCATGAAGAGCAATCTAAACACCATCAAGAGTCACGCCTTCATGCACGTTCGAGGGATCAAGTACATCGACTTCTCGGAAAATGCTATTTCCTCGATCGAGAACGAAGCGTTTTCAGag GTCGGTCATTCGCTGCTGACGCTGAGGATGTCGCACGGCCTGTCGTCGTCGTTCTCCGAGCTACCGAACGCACCCTTCAAGTTCCTGACGAGTTTGCAACACCTGGACTTCAGCAACAACAAAATTAAATCCATGCCGGACACGTCGTTTCACTTCATGAAGAGGATCAAGCGAATCGAGTTGCAAGACAACGAAATCGACAACATCCGAAAAGGAACGTTCCAA GGTGACATACACTCCAGTCTCGAAGACGTGAACTTCGCGTACAACATGATCAAGACGATCCAAACTCACACGTTCGTCGACCTGCCGCGACTGACAACGATCAATTTAGAGGACAACGCCATAGAGAGAATAGAGAGGCGAGGGTTCATGAACATGAAGCTGCTCAAGTATATTAATTTGCGGGGAAACAAGATAAAGGACATCACCGACGAAGCTTTCCAG AATCTGCCGGATCTGAAGTTCCTGGATCTCGCGTACAACGATCTGACCGAGTTCGATTTCGCCTCGTTCGATCAGGTTGGGACGCTGTCGACGTTCAAAGTGAACGCCAGCCACAACGAGATCCCGAAACTCTGGATCAATAGTACGACGTTCACACCACCGACCACGA TCGGCGGCTCGATACAATCAAACATCAAGGTAATCGACTTCAGCTACAACAACATCTCGGACATAATGAAGTACTACTTCAAGCCTGTGGAATATTCGTTGACGCACCTCTACCTGTCCCACAACCAATTGATGAACGTGACGCAAGGCATCTTCGGGAACATGCCGCACCTGCAGTGGCTCGATCTGAGCCACAACGAGCTGACGGAGATCGATTTCGACTCGTTCAGAAACACGAAAAACATTCAGGTGTTGAGCCTGGCGTGGAACAATATCTTGGAGATCCCTTCGGAAGCGCTGAAGCCTTTGAAGAAGCTGAGGATCGTCGATCTGTCTCATAACAGACTGAAGGCACTTCCGGATAATATATTCGCCGACGCGAATATTGAAAGTCTGGATCTCTCACACAATCAGTTTATGAGGCTGCCGATCAAGTCCATGTCTCTATCTTCTACTTCCAGCCTGTCGATGCTGGACATGTCCTGGAACACTTTGTCGGGCATTCATACTACCGACGCTATATTCAGATTGCGA AGTTTAACGTGGTTGGACCTGTCCTACAATCGATTAGTCAGACTCGACGATGGCGTGTTCTCTGATATGCACCATCTATCTCACCTCGACTTGAGTCATAATAAACAGCTGCTTTTGGAATCACGAGGGAGGACTTTCCACGGTTTGGAGGACTCTCTTTTGTATCTCGATTTGAGCAACATTTCGCTCTTGAGT GTGCCAGATTTACCGCTGCGACGGTTGCAAACGTTGTACTTAGCGCACAACGAGTTGGCATCGATACCGCCGGAAATGGCGTCGAATTTGACGTCCCTGCACTACTTGGATCTGAGCGCCAATGATCTAACGGTGGTGCCATTGATCACGCACACTCTACCGGAACTGAAAACCTTCAGTCTGGCAGATAATCCCATCACCGCTGTCACCAACACCAGCTTCCTTGGGATCGCGGATAGCCTCGAGGAATTAGACATACGACGATTGGCGTTGTCTACTTTCGAA TCGGGAGCTCTCTGCAAAGCGACCAAACTTCGCAAGCTGCATATAACTGCCTACAACGGCGTGAAGAACTTCAATTTCCCCAACATTCTCGAGTACAATCACGGACTGCGGCATTTAGTCATCGAC GTCCAAAATGACACTGACTTGGAAAAAGAGATGAAAGGAAGGTTTCCTTACAAGCTATTCAATATAACATTGACTGGCCAGGCTCTGAAGAACATAAACACGGAAattcttcat GGAATAAGAAGTCCCCATCTTCATTTCGGAATGTTCAACACCAGCGTGAGCACCGTGCCAAAGAAGATGTTCGACAACGCGGAATGGGTGAGAAACGTGACGATTCATGTTCACCATAGCGACGTCAGAACGCTTCACAATCCATCGAACGGATACAAGCCAGGAGTCCCAGGGAAACGGTTTCTGCTAAGACTCACGGTCCGGGGAAACTACTTCACTTGCGATTGCGACATCGG ATGGATGGAGACATGGCAAAGGAAGCACAGACAGTACCAGGAGGATCGTTGCAGCACCTTCAGCGAGTTCAAGAACTTCGAGCGGAACGAAGAGGACGACGTGTTCGACTGCTGGAACAACGAGTGGGACGACGATCTCCGGGAATCGTTTTGTTTGAACAAGAACAATGTTTCGGTGCTGGAGGCGTTGAAAACTGATCTGGAATGTGGTTGGGGTGCGGCGAGCTACGTCCGAGCACCCCGTCTCGTCGCTCTTCTTCTATCCGTCGTTCTCGCAGCAGCGATCTACTAA
- the Chp gene encoding leucine rich repeat containing G protein-coupled receptor chaoptin isoform X1 — protein MNLLTMVKVGYVLVFVTLLLMMWASVVRMHELPVQYPPCFFNPLCTCSKAIPDLGIVTCYDVPMPRIPQPINSSKVFMLQLENNGLMFLQQQFLMNTGLYNLRIKHNPLADIPDEAFLGLERSLWELELPYNRLERVPSRSFRHLQKLQLLDLTGNKISKIAADNWRGLENSLQKLRLGRNAIDRLPADAFAGLTYLDMLDLRDNNLKEIDPSVFRDGMAHLVHLYLNGNQLTHIPYAQLSALKQMKVLDLSFNRISRMLNTQQEPEIRGLQMSLDTLRLDYNQLEMLMPGDFQHFYKVNRTYLDGNPLSMIEEGTFRDSKIRELYFSDCDLMDVSSANFVGLESSLELLDLSGNNITTLPSPIFQEYDFLRTLIFRENKIQTIQPAEVFNGFQYSLYNLDLSGKENSVVSLQDLRQMRNMRLLSLSRMPQSTLSPEDFMEYGMDVKELRIMKSNLNTIKSHAFMHVRGIKYIDFSENAISSIENEAFSEVGHSLLTLRMSHGLSSSFSELPNAPFKFLTSLQHLDFSNNKIKSMPDTSFHFMKRIKRIELQDNEIDNIRKGTFQVGVLKRSFVRPVQFVRLPDNKWCLRVQGDIHSSLEDVNFAYNMIKTIQTHTFVDLPRLTTINLEDNAIERIERRGFMNMKLLKYINLRGNKIKDITDEAFQNLPDLKFLDLAYNDLTEFDFASFDQVGTLSTFKVNASHNEIPKLWINSTTFTPPTTIGGSIQSNIKVIDFSYNNISDIMKYYFKPVEYSLTHLYLSHNQLMNVTQGIFGNMPHLQWLDLSHNELTEIDFDSFRNTKNIQVLSLAWNNILEIPSEALKPLKKLRIVDLSHNRLKALPDNIFADANIESLDLSHNQFMRLPIKSMSLSSTSSLSMLDMSWNTLSGIHTTDAIFRLRSLTWLDLSYNRLVRLDDGVFSDMHHLSHLDLSHNKQLLLESRGRTFHGLEDSLLYLDLSNISLLSVPDLPLRRLQTLYLAHNELASIPPEMASNLTSLHYLDLSANDLTVVPLITHTLPELKTFSLADNPITAVTNTSFLGIADSLEELDIRRLALSTFESGALCKATKLRKLHITAYNGVKNFNFPNILEYNHGLRHLVIDVQNDTDLEKEMKGRFPYKLFNITLTGQALKNINTEILHGIRSPHLHFGMFNTSVSTVPKKMFDNAEWVRNVTIHVHHSDVRTLHNPSNGYKPGVPGKRFLLRLTVRGNYFTCDCDIGWMETWQRKHRQYQEDRCSTFSEFKNFERNEEDDVFDCWNNEWDDDLRESFCLNKNNVSVLEALKTDLECGWGAASYVRAPRLVALLLSVVLAAAIY, from the exons atg AATTTATTAACAATGGTGAAAGTGGGCTACGTTCTCGTCTTCGTCACCCTGTTGTTGATGATGTGGGCGTCCGTGGTCCGGATGCACGAGCTGCCCGTGCAGTATCCGCCGTGTTTCTTCAATCCCCTTTGCACCTGTTCGAAAGCGATACCCGATCTCGGCATAGTCACCTGTTACGACGTGCCAATGCCTCGGATACCTCAACCGATTAACTCCTCGAAGGTGTTCATGCTTCAGCTGGAGAACAACGGCCTGATGTTCCTGCAGCAGCAGTTTCTCATGAACACAG GCCTGTACAACCTACGGATCAAGCATAATCCCCTGGCCGACATCCCGGACGAAGCTTTCCTAGGGCTTGAGAGATCGTTATGGGAGCTCGAATTACCCTACAATCGCCTCGAGAGGGTACCCAGCAGGTCGTTCAGGCATCTGCAGAAGTTACAACTCCTGGATCTGACAG gcaataaaatatcgaaaatagcCGCGGACAATTGGCGTGGCCTGGAGAATTCTCTGCAGAAGTTGCGTCTGGGACGTAATGCGATCGATCGACTTCCGGCGGACGCATTCGCCGGACTCACATACCTGGACATGCTGGATCTCCGGGATAATAATCTGAAGGAGATCGACCCGTCGGTGTTCAGGGACGGGATGGCCCACCTGGTCCACCTTTACCTGAACGGTAACCAACTAACTCACATCCCGTACGCCCAGTTGTCGGCGCTGAAACAGATGAAGGTCCTGGATCTGAGCTTCAACAGGATATCGAGGATGCTGAACACGCAACAGGAGCCGGAAATCAGGGGGCTGCAGATGTCCCTCGATACGCTGCGTCTCGACTACAATCAGCTCGAGATGCTGATGCCTGGAGACTTTCAACACTTCTACAAAGTCAATAGAACTTACCTCGACGGCAATCCTTTGAGCATGATAGAG GAGGGAACATTCCGAGATTCGAAGATACGGGAACTTTACTTCAGCGACTGTGACCTCATGGACGTAAGCTCGGCGAATTTTGTCGGCCTGGAATCGTCCCTGGAGTTGCTCGATCTGTCTGGAaacaacattaccaccctccCGAGTCCCATATTTCAGGAATACGATTTTCTTCGGACTCTGATCTTCCGCGAGAACAAGATCCAAACCATTCAGCCGg CCGAAGTCTTCAACGGTTTCCAATATTCCCTGTACAATCTGGATCTGAGCGGCAAGGAGAACAGCGTGGTGTCTCTTCAGGATCTGCGGCAAATGCGAAACATGCGGCTCCTGTCGCTCTCGCGGATGCCGCAGTCGACTTTGTCCCCCGAGGATTTCATGGAGTACGGAATGGACGTCAAGGAGCTACGTATCATGAAGAGCAATCTAAACACCATCAAGAGTCACGCCTTCATGCACGTTCGAGGGATCAAGTACATCGACTTCTCGGAAAATGCTATTTCCTCGATCGAGAACGAAGCGTTTTCAGag GTCGGTCATTCGCTGCTGACGCTGAGGATGTCGCACGGCCTGTCGTCGTCGTTCTCCGAGCTACCGAACGCACCCTTCAAGTTCCTGACGAGTTTGCAACACCTGGACTTCAGCAACAACAAAATTAAATCCATGCCGGACACGTCGTTTCACTTCATGAAGAGGATCAAGCGAATCGAGTTGCAAGACAACGAAATCGACAACATCCGAAAAGGAACGTTCCAAGTGGGTGTTCTTAAGCGATCGTTTGTTCGGCCTGTTCAATTTGTTCGACTGCCGGATAATAAATGGTGCTTGCGTGTTCAGGGTGACATACACTCCAGTCTCGAAGACGTGAACTTCGCGTACAACATGATCAAGACGATCCAAACTCACACGTTCGTCGACCTGCCGCGACTGACAACGATCAATTTAGAGGACAACGCCATAGAGAGAATAGAGAGGCGAGGGTTCATGAACATGAAGCTGCTCAAGTATATTAATTTGCGGGGAAACAAGATAAAGGACATCACCGACGAAGCTTTCCAG AATCTGCCGGATCTGAAGTTCCTGGATCTCGCGTACAACGATCTGACCGAGTTCGATTTCGCCTCGTTCGATCAGGTTGGGACGCTGTCGACGTTCAAAGTGAACGCCAGCCACAACGAGATCCCGAAACTCTGGATCAATAGTACGACGTTCACACCACCGACCACGA TCGGCGGCTCGATACAATCAAACATCAAGGTAATCGACTTCAGCTACAACAACATCTCGGACATAATGAAGTACTACTTCAAGCCTGTGGAATATTCGTTGACGCACCTCTACCTGTCCCACAACCAATTGATGAACGTGACGCAAGGCATCTTCGGGAACATGCCGCACCTGCAGTGGCTCGATCTGAGCCACAACGAGCTGACGGAGATCGATTTCGACTCGTTCAGAAACACGAAAAACATTCAGGTGTTGAGCCTGGCGTGGAACAATATCTTGGAGATCCCTTCGGAAGCGCTGAAGCCTTTGAAGAAGCTGAGGATCGTCGATCTGTCTCATAACAGACTGAAGGCACTTCCGGATAATATATTCGCCGACGCGAATATTGAAAGTCTGGATCTCTCACACAATCAGTTTATGAGGCTGCCGATCAAGTCCATGTCTCTATCTTCTACTTCCAGCCTGTCGATGCTGGACATGTCCTGGAACACTTTGTCGGGCATTCATACTACCGACGCTATATTCAGATTGCGA AGTTTAACGTGGTTGGACCTGTCCTACAATCGATTAGTCAGACTCGACGATGGCGTGTTCTCTGATATGCACCATCTATCTCACCTCGACTTGAGTCATAATAAACAGCTGCTTTTGGAATCACGAGGGAGGACTTTCCACGGTTTGGAGGACTCTCTTTTGTATCTCGATTTGAGCAACATTTCGCTCTTGAGT GTGCCAGATTTACCGCTGCGACGGTTGCAAACGTTGTACTTAGCGCACAACGAGTTGGCATCGATACCGCCGGAAATGGCGTCGAATTTGACGTCCCTGCACTACTTGGATCTGAGCGCCAATGATCTAACGGTGGTGCCATTGATCACGCACACTCTACCGGAACTGAAAACCTTCAGTCTGGCAGATAATCCCATCACCGCTGTCACCAACACCAGCTTCCTTGGGATCGCGGATAGCCTCGAGGAATTAGACATACGACGATTGGCGTTGTCTACTTTCGAA TCGGGAGCTCTCTGCAAAGCGACCAAACTTCGCAAGCTGCATATAACTGCCTACAACGGCGTGAAGAACTTCAATTTCCCCAACATTCTCGAGTACAATCACGGACTGCGGCATTTAGTCATCGAC GTCCAAAATGACACTGACTTGGAAAAAGAGATGAAAGGAAGGTTTCCTTACAAGCTATTCAATATAACATTGACTGGCCAGGCTCTGAAGAACATAAACACGGAAattcttcat GGAATAAGAAGTCCCCATCTTCATTTCGGAATGTTCAACACCAGCGTGAGCACCGTGCCAAAGAAGATGTTCGACAACGCGGAATGGGTGAGAAACGTGACGATTCATGTTCACCATAGCGACGTCAGAACGCTTCACAATCCATCGAACGGATACAAGCCAGGAGTCCCAGGGAAACGGTTTCTGCTAAGACTCACGGTCCGGGGAAACTACTTCACTTGCGATTGCGACATCGG ATGGATGGAGACATGGCAAAGGAAGCACAGACAGTACCAGGAGGATCGTTGCAGCACCTTCAGCGAGTTCAAGAACTTCGAGCGGAACGAAGAGGACGACGTGTTCGACTGCTGGAACAACGAGTGGGACGACGATCTCCGGGAATCGTTTTGTTTGAACAAGAACAATGTTTCGGTGCTGGAGGCGTTGAAAACTGATCTGGAATGTGGTTGGGGTGCGGCGAGCTACGTCCGAGCACCCCGTCTCGTCGCTCTTCTTCTATCCGTCGTTCTCGCAGCAGCGATCTACTAA